AATTTGCTTTAACCGTAAATCTTTTTGTAGTAATAAGCCACAATTCCAGCCTTGTTATGGCACCTGTTTTTCCCGTTTCGGGAGCTCCTCCAAATAATAAATATTTCATATTAATTTCTTGCTTATAAATTGATTAAATACAAATCTTTATGCCATCATTCCTTTTACAAAAACCTCTATGAACTCCTTCATTCTAGCAATAATTCGATCGCCAATTACTCTTGCCTGAAGAATACTTGGTCTATTGTCTAAACATTGAAAAACTTCGTCTTTTATTGGTTCTCTGCCACTATAAATATAAGCATCGATCAATGCTTTGAATTGGGCTTTATCCAGATGTTCTTCTTCGCATAGTTTGCCTAATGCTAATACTTTTTGATCTTGCCAGAATTTTTCAAACTCATCTTCAATCGAATCACCATCTTTAATGTGAGGCATATTTTCATCAATGAATTTCTGAATTAATTCTCTTTTACTTCTCAATTGAATATCACCACCTAATAAATCTATAATTATTTTTCTTTGAGTAGCGGCCGTACTAGGAATTTTAGCTCCTTTTAATTGTGCTAATAATTTCAGAATATAAGCGACATTAATTTGATCCCTATGAATTAATTCTAATTCAAAATCAATATCATCAAGTATAGACGTTTTTTGTTTTTTATTGTCTTGCTTTACTTTTTCGTATAAATCCAGATACTTGCTTTTGTAGTCTTCAAATTCCTGCTCATCAATTGGTAAATCTTCCCAATCAAAATCAGTGTAGGATTGTAACACATTCATTGCTCGCATCAATTTTCTAAAAGCTTGCACAAATTGCGCTTCGTCTTCTTCGCTTTCTAAATTATCTACACTCTGATAAGTTGGCGTTATTTCTCTCAATAATTTTAATGCTTCATCAAACTTCTCCGCTATTGTTTCATAATCAGGCATATTGACAACTTCTATTGCCTCTTTATTCGAAAATAAAGTAATTGCATCATCAGTTGCTTTTTTAAGATTCCTGAACGATAAAATGTTTCCTTGCGACTTCTGTTCTCCTAAAATTCTATTTGTTCTCGAATAAGCTTGTATTAAACCATGTTGCTTCAGGTTTTTATCTACATAAAGAGTATTTACTTTTTTGGCATCAAAACCAGTAAGCATCATATTTACAACAATTACAATATCCAACCGATCTTGTTCATTATTGAAATTTTCTTTTTCACGATTTTTTAATCGTTTACTTATATTTTGGAAATATTTTTCAAATGATGAACTGTCTTTGTTTGTAAAACTCGCGCCAAACATTACATTATAATGACCAATATATTTTTCGAGTTTATCTCTTGTATGACTGGATTCATAAAGAGTTCTTGGTTCTGCCAAAACATCAAAATCTACTTCATCAGCAGGAAGAAAATCCTGAGCTTCGTCTGAATCTTCATTAGTGCCATAGGTAAAAATAGTAGCAATACGCAAATCATGTTCACCAGCTTCTTTCTTTTGCTGAAAAAGATCATAGTATTTAATTACATTGTCAATACTACTAACTGCCAACAATGCAGAATACTCTCTATTAAAGGTTTTTTGATTGTGATAAGCAATAATATAATCAACGATTTTATTGATTCTTTTGTGAGAGTCCAGAACTTCTTGCTTATCGATATCTTCAACTTCAATATCAATAAATGTATTACTTTTATTTTTGTATTTCCCCACATATTCAATTCCAAAACGCAGTACATTTTGATCTCGAATAGCATCTGTAATCACATATTTATGCAAACAGTTTCCAAATAAATCTTTGGTGGTTCTTTTTCCTAAATCATTTTTAGAAGCATTTTCAGCAAATATCGGCGTTCCCGTAAAGCCGATTAACTGACTTTTTTCAAAGAATTTTGTAATGCGTTCATGTGTTTCTCCAAATTGAGAACGATGGCATTCATCAAAAATAAAAACGATTTTCTTATGTCGCAAAGGCTCAATATTCCCTTTAAAACGTTCTGAAACGGCATTATTTAATTTTTGAATGGTTGTTAAAACCAATTTAGTATTATCCGTTAATTGCCTAATCAAAGATTGTGTATTATCAGTAACATCAACGCTATCTTTTTTGAAAGCATTAAACTCATTCATTGTTTGATAATC
This genomic window from Flavobacterium sp. 9 contains:
- a CDS encoding type I restriction endonuclease subunit R → MGHQSEAVLENNLIKQLISLGFLSVKIQDGESLVFNLKKQLELFNETTFTAKEFDAILNHLAKGNVFEKAKTLRDYYNLTKEDGTSFYVRFFNTEDNSQNLFQVTNQISLEGSYRNRFDVTLLVNGLPLVQIELKRSGIEIKEAFNQINRYQMHSFWSNHGLFQYVQLFVISNGVNTKYLANNKLQSVKQTFFWADANNKNIRELPDFTAAFLNPNHLGKMISHYIVINETHKVMMVLRPYQYFATEAIIHQVKNSNDNAYIWHTTGSGKTLTSFKASQILMELPHVYKVVFVVDRKDLDYQTMNEFNAFKKDSVDVTDNTQSLIRQLTDNTKLVLTTIQKLNNAVSERFKGNIEPLRHKKIVFIFDECHRSQFGETHERITKFFEKSQLIGFTGTPIFAENASKNDLGKRTTKDLFGNCLHKYVITDAIRDQNVLRFGIEYVGKYKNKSNTFIDIEVEDIDKQEVLDSHKRINKIVDYIIAYHNQKTFNREYSALLAVSSIDNVIKYYDLFQQKKEAGEHDLRIATIFTYGTNEDSDEAQDFLPADEVDFDVLAEPRTLYESSHTRDKLEKYIGHYNVMFGASFTNKDSSSFEKYFQNISKRLKNREKENFNNEQDRLDIVIVVNMMLTGFDAKKVNTLYVDKNLKQHGLIQAYSRTNRILGEQKSQGNILSFRNLKKATDDAITLFSNKEAIEVVNMPDYETIAEKFDEALKLLREITPTYQSVDNLESEEDEAQFVQAFRKLMRAMNVLQSYTDFDWEDLPIDEQEFEDYKSKYLDLYEKVKQDNKKQKTSILDDIDFELELIHRDQINVAYILKLLAQLKGAKIPSTAATQRKIIIDLLGGDIQLRSKRELIQKFIDENMPHIKDGDSIEDEFEKFWQDQKVLALGKLCEEEHLDKAQFKALIDAYIYSGREPIKDEVFQCLDNRPSILQARVIGDRIIARMKEFIEVFVKGMMA